A region of the Pseudarthrobacter oxydans genome:
GGATCCCTCGAACCGGCGCCGCTTCCTGGACGAGCTGCTCGCGAGCCTTATTCCGCATCATGCCGCGACCCGCAGCGACTACGACCGCGTGTTGAAGCAGCGCAATGCGCTGCTGAAGTCTGCCCGGGCAGGCAAATTCACTCCTGCCCATGAGGCAACCCTCGACGTGTGGGACCAGCACATGGCGAAGGCCGGCGCCGAACTGCTCCACGCCAGGCTTGAACTGGTGGAGCGGCTGCGCCCGCATCTGGCGCGGGCATATGCGGACCTCACCGACGCGTCAAAACCGGCAGACGCCGTCTACCGCTCCACCCTCCAGAGCCAGATGGACGACGACGGCGCAGCGCTCCCTCCCGCCGCGGGCACCGCGGCCGGAGGTACTTCGCCGGACGTGGAAGACCTGCGCCGGTTCTCTGTGGACGAGTTGGCGGAGCGGTACGTCCGCGCCTTCGCCGAATCCCGCCGGAAGGAAATCGAACGGGGCATATCGCTCGTGGGACCGCACCGCGACGAGCTGGAACTCATCCTGGGCCAGGCGCCGGCCAAGGGTTATGCCTCGCATGGCGAAACATGGTCCATGTGCCTCTCGCTGCGGCTCGCCTCCTACTACGTGATGCTGGACGACGCCCGTACCGGAGGGTCTGCTCCCATCCTGATCCTCGACGACGTTTTTGCCGAGCTGGACGTCCAGCGGCGGCGTAAACTGGCCGCAATAGTCTCCGGCGCGGAGCAGGTCCTGGTGACCGCCGCCGTCGACGCCGACATCCCGGAAGGCCTGTCCGGACGGCGGGTGAAGGTCATCCCGGGAGGTATTGATGAGCAGGGACAATGAGAAGGGCGGCGGGCTCCAGCCCGGCCGCGATCCCGACAACATCGATGCCCCGCAGGTTGCCCTGAACCGGATGCGGGAAGCAGCCGCAGCGCGCGGCGAAATCCGCAGGGCAGCGCACCGCCCGGGCACCTCAAAGGCGAAAAAGGGCACCCGCGACACCCGAGGCTTCAGCCAGTTCCACGCCACGGGCCGCGACCCCCTTGGCCTGGGCAAGGTGGTGGGACGCCTGGTGGCGGAACGCGGCTGGACCTCCCCGGTGGCGGTGGGGTCCGTGATGGCTGAATGGGCAACCCTGGTTGGTCCTGAAATCTCGGCCCACTGCGTCCCGGAAAGTTTCACCGACACCACCCTGCACGTCCGGTGCGACTCAACCGCCTGGGCCACCCAGCTGCGCCTGCTAAGCACCAGCCTCCTGGAGAAGTTCCGGGTGGAGCTGGGCGACGGAGTGGTAACCAGCATCAAGGTGCTTGGCCCTGCGGCACCGAGCTGGCGCAAGGGCGGCCGTTCGGTAAACGGCCGGGGCCCCCGGGACACTTACGGGTAGTGCCGGCACCGGACTCTTGAAAATCCGCCCAACGGCGTGTAGAGCGCTGTAAGGGACGCCGGGCGTATAGGCACCCGGAGGCCGTACTTCCAGCGCGCCCTAGGCGCGGCCAATGCCCTCGCATGGGCACACCACTGTCCGCAGACGGCCCTGGAATGCGGGGAAATGGGCTGTCGCGCGGTAGAATCGGTGTAGATAACTGGGCGCGGGTGAAACGTTGACTGAGTCCGTTTTCGCGCGCTCACAGCACGCGGAGTGCGGATCCCCACCGTCAGCAGGCCACCGGCGCTATAAGTTTGTGCCTGTTGGCGGATGACTTTCCTGATCCAGGAGGGGACTCGGCCGGCCATCATCGAGAACAGAGGAGTCGACAGCGCCTGTGGCTAACGACAATACAGATATTCTGGCAGCTGAACCCGCAGTCGAGGATGCCCGTACGCCTGACACCCCGGCCGCATCGGCGACGCCGCGTGAATACGGTGCCAGCGACATCACTGTCCTTGAAGGCCTGGAGGCGGTACGGAAGCGCCCGGGCATGTACATCGGTTCTACAGGACCGCGCGGACTCCACCACCTCGTCTACGAAGTTGTTGATAACTCAGTGGATGAGGCCCTTGCAGGCTACTGCACCCACATCGAGGTTGTCCTGCAGGCCGACGGCGGCGTGAAAGTGGTGGACGACGGCCGCGGCATTCCCGTGGACATGCACCCTACGGAGCACAAGCCCACGGTTGAAGTCGTCATGACCATCCTGCACGCCGGCGGAAAGTTCGGCGGCGGCGGTTATGCCGTGTCCGGCGGCCTCCACGGCGTCGGCATCTCCGTGGTCAATGCCCTCTCCAGCCGCGTGGATACTGAAGTGCGGCGCCAGGGCCATGTCTGGCGGATGTCCTTCGCGGACGGCGGAAAGCCGCAGGGCAGCCTGGTCAAGGGCGAGGAAACGGACCTCACCGGTACCACCCAGACCTTCTACCCGGATCCCGCGATCTTCGAAAGCACCGAATTCGACTTTGAGACACTGCGTGCCCGCTTCCAGCAGATGGCCTTCCTCAACAAGGGCCTTCGCATCACGCTGACGGACGAGCGCACCGCTGCTGAGGCGGATGCCGACGCCGACCTGGACCTGGACGCCGTCGTTACCGAGGGCGAAGTCAGCGCAGAGCACCGCACCGTGGTGTACCAGTACGACGAAGGCCTGCTGGACTACGTCAAGCACCTGAACTCCGGCAAAAAGGTGGATGTGGTCCACGAAGACGTCATCGCCTTCGAAACCGAGGACAAAGAACGCAAGATAGCCCTCGAAATGGCGATGCAGTGGACCAACGCCTACTCGGAGAGTGTGCACACGTACGCCAACACCATCAACACCCATGAAGGCGGAACCCACGAAGAAGGCTTCCGCGCTGCCATGACGTCCCTGATCAACCGCTACGCGCGTGAGAAGGGAATCATCAAGGAAAAAGACGACAACCTCACCGGTGACGACATCCGCGAAGGCCTTACCGCCGTCATTTCCGTCAAGCTTGCCGAACCCCAGTTCGAAGGCCAGACCAAGACCAAACTCGGCAACTCCGAGGTCAAGGGCTTCGTCCAGCGCGTGGTAACTGACGGACTGGGTGACTGGCTGGAACGCAACCCCGGGCCCGCCCGGGACGTCATCCGGAAGGCGATCTCCGCAGCGCAGGCCCGAATGGCCGCACGCAAGGCACGGGACAACGCCCGCCGGAAGAGCCCGCTGGAATCCTTCGGCATGCCGGGCAAGCTCTCTGACTGCTCCTCGAAGAACCCGGAAAAGTGCGAGGTCTACATCGTCGAGGGTGACTCCGCCGGCGGCTCCGCAAAACGCGGCCGCAATCCGGAGACCCAGGCCATCCTGCCCTTGCGCGGAAAGATCCTGAACGTGGAGCGCGCACGCCTGGACAAAGCGTTGGGCAATGCCGAAGTCCAGTCCATGATCACCGCCTTCGGAACCGGTATTGGAGAGGATTTCGACCTCTCCAAGCTCCGCTACCACAAGATCGTCCTGATGGCGGATGCCGACGTGGACGGACAGCACATCACCACCCTGCTGATGACGCTGCTGTTCCGCTACATGCGCCCCCTCATTGAGAACGGCTATGTCTACCTTGCCCAGCCGCCGCTGTACCGCATCAAGTGGTCCAACGCAGCCCATGATTACGTCTACAGCGACCGCGAACGCGACGCGAAACTCGTGGCCGGCCAGGCGGCCGGACGCCGGATCCCCAAGGACAACGGCATCCAGCGCTACAAGGGCCTCGGCGAAATGGACTACACCGAACTGTGGGACACCACCATGGATCCGGACCACCGCACCCTGCTGCAGGTGACGATGGACGATGCCCTCGCGGCGGACCAGATCTTCTCGGTCCTGATGGGCGAGGACGTTGAATCACGCCGCAACTTCATTCAGCAGAACGCCAAGGACGTCAGGTTCCTCGATATCTAGGAAGCACGCTGTCCTAATATTCGGAATCTCACATATACCTGAAACGGAAATTAATTAATGAGCGACGAAACACCCGAGAACCCGGCCTCCGACGCCGGCACTCCGGACACCGTTCTTGAAGGCGACGTGCTGATCGACCGCGTGGAGCAGGTGGACCTCCAGACAGAAATGCAGCGGTCCTACCTGGACTACGCCATGGCTGTCATTGTTGGCCGTGCCCTCCCGGACGTCCGGGACGGCCTGAAGCCGGTCCACCGCCGGGTCCTTTACGCGATGTTCGACGGCGGCTACCGGCCTGACCGTTCCTTCAACAAGTGTGCCCGTGTGGTGGGCGAGGTCATGGGCCAGTACCACCCGCACGGCGATACGGCGATCTACGACGCTTTGGTCCGCCTCATCCAGGACTGGACCATGCGCTACCCCCTGGCCCTCGGCCAGGGCAACTTCGGCTCCCCGGGCAATGATGGCGCTGCGGCACCCCGGTACACTGAAACGAAGATGGCCCCGCTTGCCATGGAAATGGTCAGGGACATCGACGAGGAAACCGTCGATTTCCAGGACAACTACGACGGCAAGAACCAGGAACCCACGATCCTGCCTGCAAGGTTCCCCAACCTGCTGGTGAACGGGTCCTCCGGCATCGCCGTCGGCATGGCCACCAACATTCCGCCGCACAACCTGCGCGAAGTGGCGGACGGCGTGCAGTGGTACCTGGCCAACCCCGGCGCCAGCCGCGAAGAACTGCTGGAAGAACTCCTGCTGCGGATCAAGGGTCCCGATTTCCCCACCGGCGCCACCATCCTGGGCCACAAGGGCATCGAGGATGCCTACCGGACCGGCCGCGGCTCCGTCACCATGCGCGCGGTGGTAAATGTCGAAGAGCTGCAGGGACGCACCTGCCTGGTGGTCACCGAGCTGCCGTACCAGGCAAACCCGGACAACCTGGCCATCAAGATCGCCGAACTGGTCAAGGACGGCAAGATCCAGGGCATTGCGGACCTCCGCGACGAGACCTCCGGACGCACGGGCCAGCGCCTGGTCATCGTGCTCAAGCGCGATGCCGTGGCCAAGGTGGTGCTGAACAACCTTTACAAGCACACCGAACTGCAAAGCAACTTCTCCGCCAACATGCTGGCCATTGTTGACGGCGTCCCCCGCACCCTGAGCCTGGACGCCTTCATCCGGCACTGGGTGACCCACCAGATGGATGTCATTGCCCGCCGCACACGGTACCGGCTGCGCAAGGCCGAGGAAGAGGCCCACATCCTGCGGGCGCTCCTGAAGGCACTGGACATGCTGGACGAGGTGATCGCCCTCATCCGCGCGTCCAACACCACCGAAGCGGCACGCGACGGACTGATGGAACTGCTCGACATCGACGAGCTCCAGGCCCGCGCCATCCTTGACATGCAGCTGCGCCGCCTCGCCGCCCTGGAACGGCAAAAGATCCAGGACCGGCACGCCGAGCTTGAAGCCTTGATCGCCGAGTACAACGAAATCCTTGGCTCGGAGCAGCGCCAGCGCGAGATCATCAGCACCGAGCTCGGCGAGATCGTGGACAAGCACGGTGACGATCGCCGTACCCGGATCCTCATGGGATTCGACGGCGACATGTCCATGGAAGACCTCATTCCCGAAGAGGAGATGGTGGTCACCATTACGCGCGGCGGCTACGTCAAGCGCACCCGCAGCGACAACTACCGTTCGCAGCAGCGTGGCGGCAAGGGCATCAAGGGTGCCCAGCTCCGCGGCGACGACGTAGTGGAGCACTTCTTCGTTACCACCACCCACCACTGGCTGCTCTTCTTCACCAACCTGGGCCGCGTCTACCGCGCCAAGGCCTATGAGCTGATGGAGGCGGGCCGCGATGCCAAGGGCCAGCACGTGGCCAACCTCATGGCGTTCCAGCCGGACGAACACATCGCCCAGGTCCTGGACCTGAAGGACTACCAGCAGGCGCCGTACCTGGTCCTGGCCACCAAGCGAGGGCTGGTCAAGAAGACCCGGCTCGAGGATTACGACACCAACCGTTCCGCCGGCGTGATTGCCATCAACCTGCGCGACGGCGACGAGCTGGTGTCCGCGCAGCTGGTTTCGGAAACCGACGACCTCCTGCTGGTGTCCCGCAAGGGCCAGTCCATCCGTTTCACCGCCACCGAGGATGCCCTCCGGCCCATGGGCCGGGCAACCTCCGGAGTCACCGGAATGAAGTTCCGCGAGGAGGATGAGCTGCTGGCCGCCAATGTGGTGACTGACGGCTCCTACGTGTTCATCGTGACCGAGGGCGGGTACGCCAAACGGACAGCGGTGGAGGAATACCGGCTCCAGGGACGCGGCGGGCTGGGCATCAAGGTAGCCAAGCTTGCCGAAGAACGCGGCGACCTCGTGGGCGCGCTGATCGTCCAGGAAGAGGATGAGGTGCTGGTGGTCATGGAGGGCGGCAAAGTGGTCCGGTCCTCCGTTGCCGGCGTCCCCGCCAAGGGTCGTGACACCATGGGCGTGATCTTTGCCAAGCCGGACAAAAACGACCGGATTATCGAGGTGGCACGCAACAGCGAACGCGGCCTCGAGGGCGAGGAATCACCGGAGGATGACGTAACGTTGGCTGAAGACGGCGGATCCCTCGAGGAATCAGCCAGCCCAGCATTGGCAGAAGAACCACTGGCCGTTGAGTCAGAGGACGCCTCGGGCAACGCTGAGCAGAACGAAGACTACACGGAGGTAACGAGTGAGTAATCCCGACTCATTTCCCAAGTCGAACAGTACCGTTCCCGACGGCAGCCGGCCCTCAGCCGCTCCACGGGTAAACGCCCCCGTTCGTCCGCAACAGCGCCCTGCCGCCCCTGCCGCCGCCCAGGGGCAGCGCCCGGCAGTCCCCGGCCAGCGTCCGGCCCAGGGCGACCGGCCGGCGGGACCGCCGGCCCAGCGTCCCGTGGGACAGCCCGGCCAGCGCCCGGCACCCGGCCAGCGTCCGCCGTCGGCCGGTACAGGGCAAGGCACCCCGGGCCTCGTCAAGCCTGCTCCGAAAGCGAAGGTCCGGCGTGCACGGCTGCTGATCAGCAAGGTGGACCCGTGGTCCGTCCTCAAGATGGCTTTCCTGCTGTCCGTGGCACTGGGAATTGTCACCGTGGTGGCCGCCATTGTGCTGTGGACTGTTCTTGACCTCACCGGAATCTTCGATCAGGTGGACAGCCTGTTGGGTACCCTGGCCGGCTCCGAAGGCGGCGGCTTTGAGCTGAAGAAGGTGGCTTCTCTGGGCCAGGTGGCATCCTTCGCCACCATCATCGCGGTGGTGAACGTGGTCCTGCTGACCGCTCTCTCCATGCTTTCCGCCGTGCTCTACAACATCTCTGCCACCCTTGTGGGCGGTATTGGCGTCACCCTCACGGACGACTAGTTCCCTGTTTTCGCCGGCCAGATACCGGCGAAAACGCCCGATTTGAGATCGGGCCGGGATGTGCTGTAAAGTCATGTCTCGGCCCGATGAGGCATCGGGGCGTATAGCTCAGGCGGTTAGAGCGCTTCGCTGATAACGAAGAGGTCCCAGGTTCAAGTCCTGGTACGCCCACGGAACCTGTGCAGGTTCAAGCAGGTCTGGTTCGCGTAACCCGCAGCCGGACCGGAACGGGGAGCATGTGAAGAAGTTGCTTGTACTGGCAGCGGCGATCGCAGGCGTCCTGCTCTACCGGAAAGCACAGGAATCCGAAGCCCGGAAAGATGCCTGGAGCAAGTCAACCGACTCGGTGGACTAGCGCCGGGACCCGGACTGGAGCTGGTCAAAGGCCTCCAGGTTCTAGGGTATGATTGACGGGTTGCTTCTTATGGGGGCATGGCGCAATTGGTAGCGCACCTGCTTTGCAAGCAGGGGGTTCGGGGTTCGAGTCCCCGTGCCTCCACCATAGGAAAGTCCCGGTCAGCGGAAACGCCGGCCGGGACTTTTGCTTTGTCCGCGGCATGAGCTCAAACAGCAGTCGAACTGCGCATTAGGGTTGGTCAGTGAACTTCTTTCTTGCAGCCCTCGGCGTCCTGGGCGTCGCGTCATCCGGTCCGCTGATTGCTGCCACCCTGGGCGCCACCACTGTGAGTGCACTCGCCATTGCCTTTTGGCGCAATGCGATCGGCGCGGCCGTGATGGCCTCCCCCACTCTCGTCCGGGAGCCCCGGCAATTCGGCAGGATCACCAAACGTGAGTTTCGCTGGTGCCTGCTGGCCGCCATTGCCCTGGCATTCCACTTTGCCTGCTTCATCACCTCGCTGCAGCTCACCTCTGTCGCGGCAGCTACTGCGCTGGTGTGCCTGCAGTCGGCGTGGATTGCGGTGTTTCAACTCTTCCGCGGGACCCGCCACCGTTGGCAGGTGCTGGCCGGGCTGGGCATTGCTTTCGGCGGTGTTGTAGCCATCACCGGGTTTGACATGGGGTCCTCCCCGCAGGCCCTGCTGGGTGACCTCCTGGCCGTGGCCGGCGGCGCGCTGGCCGGCCTTTACACGCTGGCAGGCGGGAAGGCCCGGCAAAGCATGACGACGGGCACCTACACCACCCTCTGCTACGGGATGTGTGCAGCAGTCGTGGCCGTCATGGCTCTTCTGGCCGGGCAACCGCTGGCGGGCTTCGAAGCGGCGGGCTGGCTGGGGATCCTGGCTATCACAGTCTGCGCGCAGCTTGTGGGCCACACAGCGTTCAATCACCTGCTGGCCACTATGAGCCCGCTGCTGGTGTCCATGATCATCCTTCTGGAAATTCCGGGGGCTGCGCTGCTCGCCGCGGTCTTCCTCAAGGAGACGCTCCCGGCCGGAACCTATGCCGGGCTGGGCCTGATTCTGGCCGGACTCGCCGTCGTCGTGACGGGCCAAAGGTCGGGCAGGTCCGGGCGCCGGGGAAGGCCAGCGCGGAACGGGCAGGAGGAACCGCCGTCGGACCGCCCGCTTGCAGAGCTGGGAACGGACTGAGGGCGCCCTGTCCGGCGGCCTACTGGCCGCCGCGGCGCACAGGCTGGGCCGTGTTGACCGTGTGGATGGCCCGGAGGAGCTTTGCGGGGAAGTACACCGAAAAGAACACCACCATGGGAGCCTTTAGCGCCATCTTCTTTACGTTGTGGGCCTTGTAGGTGCGGTCGAACCGCGTGACGTAATAGCGGTAGTCCCGCGGTGAGTCCTCCAGCCGCCGGGCGGACATGCCGGAGACCATCTGCGGGCAGTACT
Encoded here:
- a CDS encoding DUF721 domain-containing protein; the protein is MSRDNEKGGGLQPGRDPDNIDAPQVALNRMREAAAARGEIRRAAHRPGTSKAKKGTRDTRGFSQFHATGRDPLGLGKVVGRLVAERGWTSPVAVGSVMAEWATLVGPEISAHCVPESFTDTTLHVRCDSTAWATQLRLLSTSLLEKFRVELGDGVVTSIKVLGPAAPSWRKGGRSVNGRGPRDTYG
- a CDS encoding DUF3566 domain-containing protein, whose amino-acid sequence is MSNPDSFPKSNSTVPDGSRPSAAPRVNAPVRPQQRPAAPAAAQGQRPAVPGQRPAQGDRPAGPPAQRPVGQPGQRPAPGQRPPSAGTGQGTPGLVKPAPKAKVRRARLLISKVDPWSVLKMAFLLSVALGIVTVVAAIVLWTVLDLTGIFDQVDSLLGTLAGSEGGGFELKKVASLGQVASFATIIAVVNVVLLTALSMLSAVLYNISATLVGGIGVTLTDD
- a CDS encoding DLW-39 family protein, producing the protein MKKLLVLAAAIAGVLLYRKAQESEARKDAWSKSTDSVD
- the gyrA gene encoding DNA gyrase subunit A — protein: MSDETPENPASDAGTPDTVLEGDVLIDRVEQVDLQTEMQRSYLDYAMAVIVGRALPDVRDGLKPVHRRVLYAMFDGGYRPDRSFNKCARVVGEVMGQYHPHGDTAIYDALVRLIQDWTMRYPLALGQGNFGSPGNDGAAAPRYTETKMAPLAMEMVRDIDEETVDFQDNYDGKNQEPTILPARFPNLLVNGSSGIAVGMATNIPPHNLREVADGVQWYLANPGASREELLEELLLRIKGPDFPTGATILGHKGIEDAYRTGRGSVTMRAVVNVEELQGRTCLVVTELPYQANPDNLAIKIAELVKDGKIQGIADLRDETSGRTGQRLVIVLKRDAVAKVVLNNLYKHTELQSNFSANMLAIVDGVPRTLSLDAFIRHWVTHQMDVIARRTRYRLRKAEEEAHILRALLKALDMLDEVIALIRASNTTEAARDGLMELLDIDELQARAILDMQLRRLAALERQKIQDRHAELEALIAEYNEILGSEQRQREIISTELGEIVDKHGDDRRTRILMGFDGDMSMEDLIPEEEMVVTITRGGYVKRTRSDNYRSQQRGGKGIKGAQLRGDDVVEHFFVTTTHHWLLFFTNLGRVYRAKAYELMEAGRDAKGQHVANLMAFQPDEHIAQVLDLKDYQQAPYLVLATKRGLVKKTRLEDYDTNRSAGVIAINLRDGDELVSAQLVSETDDLLLVSRKGQSIRFTATEDALRPMGRATSGVTGMKFREEDELLAANVVTDGSYVFIVTEGGYAKRTAVEEYRLQGRGGLGIKVAKLAEERGDLVGALIVQEEDEVLVVMEGGKVVRSSVAGVPAKGRDTMGVIFAKPDKNDRIIEVARNSERGLEGEESPEDDVTLAEDGGSLEESASPALAEEPLAVESEDASGNAEQNEDYTEVTSE
- the gyrB gene encoding DNA topoisomerase (ATP-hydrolyzing) subunit B; translation: MANDNTDILAAEPAVEDARTPDTPAASATPREYGASDITVLEGLEAVRKRPGMYIGSTGPRGLHHLVYEVVDNSVDEALAGYCTHIEVVLQADGGVKVVDDGRGIPVDMHPTEHKPTVEVVMTILHAGGKFGGGGYAVSGGLHGVGISVVNALSSRVDTEVRRQGHVWRMSFADGGKPQGSLVKGEETDLTGTTQTFYPDPAIFESTEFDFETLRARFQQMAFLNKGLRITLTDERTAAEADADADLDLDAVVTEGEVSAEHRTVVYQYDEGLLDYVKHLNSGKKVDVVHEDVIAFETEDKERKIALEMAMQWTNAYSESVHTYANTINTHEGGTHEEGFRAAMTSLINRYAREKGIIKEKDDNLTGDDIREGLTAVISVKLAEPQFEGQTKTKLGNSEVKGFVQRVVTDGLGDWLERNPGPARDVIRKAISAAQARMAARKARDNARRKSPLESFGMPGKLSDCSSKNPEKCEVYIVEGDSAGGSAKRGRNPETQAILPLRGKILNVERARLDKALGNAEVQSMITAFGTGIGEDFDLSKLRYHKIVLMADADVDGQHITTLLMTLLFRYMRPLIENGYVYLAQPPLYRIKWSNAAHDYVYSDRERDAKLVAGQAAGRRIPKDNGIQRYKGLGEMDYTELWDTTMDPDHRTLLQVTMDDALAADQIFSVLMGEDVESRRNFIQQNAKDVRFLDI
- the recF gene encoding DNA replication/repair protein RecF (All proteins in this family for which functions are known are DNA-binding proteins that assist the filamentation of RecA onto DNA for the initiation of recombination or recombinational repair.), translated to MYLEHLSLTDFRSYAQVDLALAPGVTVLVGYNGIGKTNLMEAIGYLATLSSHRVSSDAPLLRFGTDRALVRARLVRGGQTTVLELEINAGRANRGRINRSNPVRARDLLGICQTVLFAPEDLALVKGDPSNRRRFLDELLASLIPHHAATRSDYDRVLKQRNALLKSARAGKFTPAHEATLDVWDQHMAKAGAELLHARLELVERLRPHLARAYADLTDASKPADAVYRSTLQSQMDDDGAALPPAAGTAAGGTSPDVEDLRRFSVDELAERYVRAFAESRRKEIERGISLVGPHRDELELILGQAPAKGYASHGETWSMCLSLRLASYYVMLDDARTGGSAPILILDDVFAELDVQRRRKLAAIVSGAEQVLVTAAVDADIPEGLSGRRVKVIPGGIDEQGQ
- a CDS encoding DMT family transporter, with the translated sequence MNFFLAALGVLGVASSGPLIAATLGATTVSALAIAFWRNAIGAAVMASPTLVREPRQFGRITKREFRWCLLAAIALAFHFACFITSLQLTSVAAATALVCLQSAWIAVFQLFRGTRHRWQVLAGLGIAFGGVVAITGFDMGSSPQALLGDLLAVAGGALAGLYTLAGGKARQSMTTGTYTTLCYGMCAAVVAVMALLAGQPLAGFEAAGWLGILAITVCAQLVGHTAFNHLLATMSPLLVSMIILLEIPGAALLAAVFLKETLPAGTYAGLGLILAGLAVVVTGQRSGRSGRRGRPARNGQEEPPSDRPLAELGTD